The following proteins are co-located in the Echinicola sp. 20G genome:
- a CDS encoding TonB-dependent receptor encodes MKKILHVIRMISKYTLIGFVFQLAFLNLLHAGPTKAQGSLDIEKVKVNLQAQTVPLPDILESIRTQTDFTFIYDEVSPLSSMEISIDAKNTSLEAVLVQLSKEHRLAFKQVNDRISVKPIKGLHLGKSVVREVVISGRVVDENSEPIPGVTVVVKGTTNGTTTDLDGNYKLSVSENAVLVFSFVGFTPQEEAIGNRETIDVVLKEKISALNEVVVVGYGEQKKINLTGAVNQVGSEVTENRPSPNLTRMLQGALPNLNIKMVDGSPTRSAAFNIRGTTSIGAGGDALVLIDGVEGDPNLVNPNDVESVTILKDASSAAVYGSRAAFGVVLITTKSAKAGKSQLNVNVNHSVNKRTVVPDLVTNGYQWAKNFDEAFFGWYDYKTHPISVNSTFPFSLEYLDRLRQHDEDPSLPKVEYVEEVGRYEYYGNTDWFKYHHKDNMPATEASISASGGNDNARYFVSGMYYHQDGIFNYSSDKFDKYNLRAKGEVNLNNWLVLENNFDLSTYTYGYPLLANGDINIWRYLAVQSYPMLLMTNPDGTYSQNGVYVGASFLEGNSRSDQSNFFVRNTPTLTATPFGDLLTLKANFTFSKKFIQDKRVNNYVNYSTAPGNLNRFGNSLLRQYENENTYWGSNITAQLNKTFNEDHNFGLLLGYNIESSLTENRNTSRDGLLVPEKPDYNLLDGLNYSITGGGSEWKYLGAFYRLNYSYHDKYLLEFNGRYDGSSKFPSNERYGFFPSVSAGWNLSEEDFMVNTRNWLSNLKFRGSYGSLGNGNVAPYRYLETMSVNKSGVILEGIQKGYTSMPGVIPDGLTWERATTFNVGVDASFIDGRLGVNYDWYNRITSDMFTYGQPLPNVFGATEPYGNFADLSTKGWEFTLSWKDQAVVGGKPFNYSFNGSLWDSKAKITQFNNPEKVLGSGYYVGQTVGEIWGYVTEGFFTSEEDVLNHADQDFLRNSNGNIWLPGDLKFADLNEDGVINQGDNTVSNPGDRKIIGNNAPRYQFGFTFNANWNNFGISAFFQGIAKRDWYFAPEADLFWGIYNRPYSFQPTMMMDDYWTEENPDAYFPRLRGYTALGTGRSLGAPQTRYLQDASYIRLKNITVDYTLPTQWVSKIGMQRAKVFFTGQNLWTRTGLSKHTKNFDPEIIENPLGDMTNGYGQGDAYPMLKSYTLGVNLSF; translated from the coding sequence CCCACTAAAGCCCAGGGGAGCCTAGATATTGAAAAAGTCAAGGTCAACCTTCAAGCACAGACTGTTCCACTTCCGGATATTTTAGAAAGTATCAGAACGCAAACGGACTTTACCTTTATTTATGATGAAGTATCTCCACTTTCTTCCATGGAAATATCAATTGATGCCAAAAATACGTCACTTGAAGCGGTGTTGGTCCAGTTATCCAAGGAACATAGGTTGGCATTTAAGCAGGTAAATGACCGAATCAGTGTGAAGCCCATAAAGGGTCTTCATTTGGGAAAATCAGTGGTAAGGGAAGTTGTTATTTCCGGAAGGGTAGTAGATGAGAATAGCGAACCCATTCCAGGTGTAACGGTGGTAGTAAAAGGTACTACTAATGGTACAACCACTGATTTAGATGGGAATTATAAGCTCTCTGTTTCGGAGAATGCCGTATTGGTTTTTTCTTTTGTAGGGTTTACGCCGCAAGAAGAAGCCATAGGAAATAGAGAGACTATCGATGTTGTATTGAAGGAAAAAATATCTGCCCTGAATGAAGTGGTGGTCGTTGGTTATGGAGAGCAAAAGAAAATCAACCTTACTGGTGCGGTAAACCAAGTGGGCAGTGAGGTGACAGAAAATAGGCCTTCTCCCAATCTTACCAGAATGCTACAAGGTGCCTTGCCCAACTTGAATATTAAAATGGTGGATGGAAGCCCGACAAGATCGGCTGCCTTTAACATCCGGGGAACAACCTCTATTGGGGCAGGAGGCGATGCACTAGTGCTTATTGACGGGGTAGAAGGGGATCCCAATTTGGTAAACCCCAATGATGTAGAAAGTGTGACTATCCTCAAGGATGCTTCTTCTGCTGCTGTATATGGGTCTAGAGCGGCATTTGGCGTGGTGCTCATCACAACCAAATCAGCCAAAGCAGGAAAAAGTCAGTTGAATGTAAATGTCAATCATTCAGTCAATAAGAGAACGGTGGTTCCTGACCTTGTGACCAATGGGTATCAGTGGGCCAAAAATTTTGATGAAGCTTTTTTTGGATGGTATGATTATAAAACACACCCTATTTCGGTCAACAGTACCTTTCCGTTTTCTCTGGAATACCTAGACCGTCTTCGTCAACACGATGAAGATCCAAGTCTTCCCAAAGTAGAATATGTGGAAGAGGTAGGAAGGTATGAGTATTATGGAAATACAGATTGGTTCAAGTACCACCATAAGGACAATATGCCCGCTACAGAGGCTTCCATAAGTGCTTCTGGAGGCAATGACAATGCCCGGTATTTTGTTTCTGGAATGTATTATCACCAAGATGGTATCTTCAATTACTCTTCCGACAAGTTTGATAAATATAACCTTAGGGCTAAAGGTGAGGTCAACCTCAACAATTGGTTGGTATTGGAAAATAATTTTGACCTGAGCACTTACACTTACGGTTATCCATTGCTGGCCAATGGTGATATTAATATTTGGCGATACCTCGCTGTACAGAGTTACCCAATGCTGCTTATGACAAACCCCGATGGTACCTATTCCCAAAACGGGGTTTATGTGGGAGCTTCGTTTTTGGAAGGGAACAGCAGGTCTGACCAAAGTAATTTCTTTGTAAGGAACACCCCCACACTTACAGCAACTCCTTTTGGAGACCTTTTGACCCTAAAGGCTAACTTTACTTTTTCCAAAAAATTTATCCAGGACAAAAGAGTGAACAATTATGTGAACTACAGTACGGCGCCCGGTAACCTCAATCGTTTTGGAAATAGCCTGTTGAGACAGTATGAAAATGAAAATACTTATTGGGGGTCCAATATCACTGCCCAGCTGAACAAAACCTTTAATGAAGATCATAATTTTGGCCTTTTGCTAGGGTATAATATAGAGAGTTCTCTCACAGAAAATAGAAATACCAGCCGGGATGGTTTGTTGGTGCCAGAAAAACCCGATTATAATCTACTTGATGGTTTGAACTATTCCATTACCGGAGGAGGAAGTGAATGGAAATACCTAGGTGCTTTTTATAGATTGAATTATAGCTATCACGACAAGTACCTCCTGGAATTCAACGGTCGCTATGATGGATCATCCAAGTTTCCATCCAATGAACGATATGGTTTTTTCCCTTCTGTTTCAGCTGGCTGGAACTTGTCTGAAGAGGATTTTATGGTCAATACAAGAAATTGGCTTTCCAATTTGAAATTCAGGGGATCCTATGGGTCTTTAGGAAACGGAAATGTGGCTCCTTACCGGTACCTGGAAACCATGTCCGTGAACAAATCCGGTGTTATTTTGGAAGGTATCCAAAAAGGATATACATCTATGCCGGGAGTTATTCCTGATGGATTGACCTGGGAAAGGGCTACTACTTTTAACGTTGGTGTGGATGCCTCTTTTATCGATGGCAGACTAGGGGTCAACTATGATTGGTACAATAGGATTACTTCCGATATGTTTACCTATGGACAACCTCTCCCCAATGTATTTGGAGCTACTGAACCCTATGGAAACTTTGCTGACCTTTCTACCAAAGGATGGGAATTTACCCTCAGTTGGAAGGACCAAGCTGTAGTAGGAGGCAAGCCGTTCAATTACAGTTTCAATGGCTCATTATGGGATAGCAAAGCTAAAATCACCCAGTTCAACAACCCAGAAAAGGTTTTGGGCTCAGGATATTATGTGGGGCAAACAGTTGGGGAAATTTGGGGGTATGTGACCGAAGGGTTCTTTACCTCGGAAGAAGATGTGCTAAACCATGCTGATCAGGACTTTTTACGTAATTCGAATGGTAATATCTGGCTGCCAGGAGACTTGAAATTTGCTGATCTCAATGAGGATGGAGTAATTAACCAAGGAGACAATACAGTAAGCAACCCCGGAGATAGAAAGATCATAGGAAATAATGCACCTAGATATCAGTTTGGGTTTACTTTTAATGCCAACTGGAATAATTTCGGTATTTCGGCATTCTTCCAAGGTATCGCCAAAAGGGACTGGTACTTTGCCCCGGAAGCGGATCTTTTTTGGGGAATTTACAACAGGCCGTATAGTTTTCAGCCAACCATGATGATGGATGATTATTGGACAGAGGAAAATCCGGATGCCTATTTTCCGCGGTTAAGAGGTTATACTGCGCTTGGCACTGGTAGGTCACTTGGCGCACCACAGACACGCTACCTTCAGGATGCAAGTTACATTCGCCTGAAAAACATTACAGTGGACTATACCCTTCCTACGCAATGGGTAAGCAAAATTGGTATGCAGCGGGCCAAGGTTTTCTTTACAGGACAGAACCTTTGGACAAGAACAGGCCTGAGCAAGCATACCAAAAATTTCGATCCTGAAATCATTGAGAACCCGCTTGGCGATATGACCAATGGCTACGGGCAGGG